GGGATGCAAACGACAAGTACGATCAAGTGATTGGACTCAGTGGTCCTGTTCGGCCCGTATGGATAGAAGGGAAAGCGGAACTCCGGATTCCGTGGATCGGGTACATTCGGTTACTATTCGGTGTGCTCATAGTATAGAACGCGCCGCTTTGTACCACCGAGCTACGGTGGTACGATTGGATTGAGGGACCGGGAGATTGGAGGGGGCAGGCAGCAATCACAGGACTGGCGGGAATCGCTCTGCTCCACGCCGATTTCTGTCTCTATAGTTGTCGATCTGCCGTTTGTGTAGTAGCACCTACCGTCTCATACACCGCCCGATACCGAACAATTTTCCTGTAAAGCAGATAGCTAAAGAGGGACACGTACCCGATTATGAACGAGAGTGTCGCAAGAGCAGGGGGAAGGCTCAGGCCCGCCACGAGCGCGTTCGGGACGACCGTCGAGAGTGAATTGTACGTCCCGTGGATGAGCGCAGCGATAAGTAACCCCTTGACGATTATTGGCCCTGCATCTTCGGGATTGAACTTTGCCAGACCCAAGTAATACCCTGCAATGGCGGAATAAATAACGTGCCCGGGCCCCGCTAACGCACGGACAGCGGCCGTCCCCGCAACGATGCCGAGGACTGGCATTTCGCCCCCAGCGCTTCCCTGAAGTGCTGTCTGGAATCCACGGCTGACGTAGAGCGCATTCTCGATAGTGGCAAACCCGAGGCCAGCGAACGCACCGTAGACAGCCCCGTCGATAACCGAATCGAACGAGTTGCTATTAAATGCATACAGTCGAACGGCGAGCAGTTTGACAAACTCTTCGATCGGCGCGACGACGAGGTAGAAGTACAGGGACAGTCCCGCGACCGGAATCCAGACAAAGAGCGGTTGCATGAGACTGTTGATGACGGCAGCAAAGTTCGCGAACAGCAATCCGAGCAAAAACGTCGCGAGTAACAGCCAGAGTGGCTCGCTAGTCGTGGGATCCGCGTACCAAACATATGCTGCGAGTCCGAACGCGGGGGCGACAGAGAAGAACACGAGAACGGTAACGATCGGTCGGTCCAGTAGAAGTCCGAGGCCACCGAGAGCGACCAGCGT
This genomic window from Halogeometricum sp. S3BR5-2 contains:
- a CDS encoding PrsW family intramembrane metalloprotease — protein: MYNGLRFVSRAVVILLSILLLLTLVALGGLGLLLDRPIVTVLVFFSVAPAFGLAAYVWYADPTTSEPLWLLLATFLLGLLFANFAAVINSLMQPLFVWIPVAGLSLYFYLVVAPIEEFVKLLAVRLYAFNSNSFDSVIDGAVYGAFAGLGFATIENALYVSRGFQTALQGSAGGEMPVLGIVAGTAAVRALAGPGHVIYSAIAGYYLGLAKFNPEDAGPIIVKGLLIAALIHGTYNSLSTVVPNALVAGLSLPPALATLSFIIGYVSLFSYLLYRKIVRYRAVYETVGATTQTADRQL